The following nucleotide sequence is from Cyclopterus lumpus isolate fCycLum1 chromosome 20, fCycLum1.pri, whole genome shotgun sequence.
GGGTATTTTTAGACCCTGCGGTCATCTTTCCGCAACAGCCCGGCTGCGACGGTCGGTATAAAGGGACTCCTTTCAAAATGCAGCTGTACAACAGTGCGCTGACACACTACCCGCGGTCGTCTCGCAAAGTTACAATAACTTTATCGACCGGATCCGAGCGTTTGAACGGGACAGCGCCAAGCTCCTCTGACGCACGCAAACCGGGATTTACGCCACCGGGCGCCACTCCAACGACCAACGGGGATCCGGTGAGAGAGAGCGCTTCTTCCGCAAACATGCCTGCCTTTTCATGTTACAAAGCTATGAGGCCTGTTTACTTCACATCGACTGCTGAGATATCAATCCGCAGACCCGATGGAGTGGAGAGGACTGTGCCGGTCCACGTCACGAGGGGATCCAAGACCAAGCCCCCCTCTCCAGACTCACACAGTGGGCACAGACTGCTCTATAATGACTCTGGTGTGATTGTGGACTTGATAGATCATCTCAGAAATGGCAGAGAGGAGCTTTTTCCCGAGCTGGTGGAAAGTCACTTTTTCAACAGAAACAACATCTGTGGACCCAGAAAAGAAGAAGGCAAGAAGATGGTCGGAGGTTCACGTGAGGAGGATGATGCCGTTTCAACTTGTGTAACTAAAGCGCCCTTCAGAAGCAATGGGTGTGACTTATTTCACAAAGGGGAGCCAGTTCCCTCCAGAGCTGGTCACCTCAAAGACCCCATAAAGGAAGATTTGAGAGATCCTAGCGGTGGCAGAGCCGCTCCAGCATCGGACGAGAGTCGGGCCTTCGAGCTCAGCGTTCTGCAGGAATCTCCTCCGCAGGGATGCAAAGAGCAGGAGGACAGCGACCATAAAGTCAGCCGGTACCTGGCGGAAGTAGAGAAGCAAAACAAGTACCTCCAGGAGAGGCACAAGTACAGGTACCACGTCATTCCAGATGGCAACTGTCTGTACAGAGCGGTGTGCAAAGCCACGTACGGGGACCAGGCGAGGCACGGGGAGCTGAGGGAGCAGACGGTGCACCACATCGCCGACCACCTGGAGGAGTTCAACCCCATCATTGAAGGGGACGCGGGAGTGTTCCTGATCAACGCGGCGCAGGACGGCGCCTGGGCGGGTTACCCCGAGCTCCTCGCCATGAGCCAGATGCTGGACGTCAACATCCACCTGACGACGGGGGGGAGCTCGGAGAGCCCCACCGTCTCCACCATGGTGCACTACCTCGGGGAGGAGGACGCCTCCAAAGTGGCCATGTGGCTGAGTTGGCTGAGCAACGGGCACTACGACGTCCTCCTGGACAAGTGTCTCCCCAACCCAGAGTACGAGGACTGGTGCAGACACTCGCAGATGCAGAGGAAACGAGACGA
It contains:
- the LOC117749824 gene encoding OTU domain-containing protein 1 — protein: MTWGVFLDPAVIFPQQPGCDGRYKGTPFKMQLYNSALTHYPRSSRKVTITLSTGSERLNGTAPSSSDARKPGFTPPGATPTTNGDPVRESASSANMPAFSCYKAMRPVYFTSTAEISIRRPDGVERTVPVHVTRGSKTKPPSPDSHSGHRLLYNDSGVIVDLIDHLRNGREELFPELVESHFFNRNNICGPRKEEGKKMVGGSREEDDAVSTCVTKAPFRSNGCDLFHKGEPVPSRAGHLKDPIKEDLRDPSGGRAAPASDESRAFELSVLQESPPQGCKEQEDSDHKVSRYLAEVEKQNKYLQERHKYRYHVIPDGNCLYRAVCKATYGDQARHGELREQTVHHIADHLEEFNPIIEGDAGVFLINAAQDGAWAGYPELLAMSQMLDVNIHLTTGGSSESPTVSTMVHYLGEEDASKVAMWLSWLSNGHYDVLLDKCLPNPEYEDWCRHSQMQRKRDEELAKSMAASLSKMYIEQNRSA